The stretch of DNA TAATCTGAACTTTGTCTGCACAGCAAGTGAACATTTTAGCACAACACCAGTGCAGCCACAACTGTGGAGGAAACTTCATTTCATGAAGACTCAAAAACAGTCATTTgaccaccccaacgttcggaggtctgatatttctttataatgactgCTGCAAAAACAGTATTTTCACATGAAATCTGTCGGAACACGCAGATCACTCAGTTTCCACCCAGCTAAACAATCATTTTAGTACACAAACCATGCTTTTGAAAATCTACTGATGCTTTTTATTTTCAAACCTTAATTGAATGGTCATGTGTTCACTAAATGAATGATTATGCTGTAATAAATGGACACTCATCCACTTAAGATGGGGTGGTCTAAAAAAGAATAATGTTTAAGCAATTAATGCCTCATGTATGTCTAATGTcgccagggccggagtggggccacttttcagcccgggaatttcaggacCAAaacggcccactttttccatggtagtggaaattggataaatgaagcaacagttcagctcttactatcctgtagtgttttttttatcaataccatgtttcaacaaataatgtaaaggttaaataataatccacttaaactgagaagttaacaaaaaatattccactattccacaaggataggttgataaattaacaaaagcagaaataaataaataaagcatttgaaacgtatcccactcttcaacaaagaggcatattgaactaatgtttacagttcaactcacagtacagtatacagttacattgcgaatagcaccaacagcatctacagcatcagtaaccgcctaagcagtgcactggtttcagccactttatctataactgtgtcgttgcttatagacatgaggatttccttctctgtgcacattaacatgaaagcctccaagttgtcctgactcaatgagcttcgtagcctattcttcagaaattttaaggttgagaagcttctctcacatgcaacctgtgtgatggacaaagtcaacagaaacttatatgctaacccaatgacatgataagcatctgtgaggaggttgtcctgtgagagtattaaatggacacaaatggcacaggaggaacaggccctgctttcaagctccatctctggtaatatttagcttgcgaataggttgacaacgctacaacgatattaaccaacgctacaacgttagccgaatagttacgctgctaatcattaggcctatgtctctctttaccagctgccacttgtgtttgtcttcttgaaaataaatcgttaagcttggcacatttggcagcatcctcctccaatgcctttctttttttcaacctggctttttcagcccctcctgacgcgtatcgttgcggAAGGGCCGGGCCAGCTATCAGTAGcctatctgagaaaactttttggaaaagacgggctatggacccaaccaactctatttgggaggggagaacttcctcgcatggtacaacccatgcagaggctgcggtgtcagaatgcggaccgtgtgtagcctactttataagaagatggactaacgtgacaaatgtcaaaaaataaaattctcgaccggcccagaagtgacgaaaaattgcctaacgcaaagaatcccctttgtagctggacttctgtcacagtggcccggccttggaaaactgtagagaaagacagctcctatcctctgtctctttctaaggaaggcttactcgtttacaatgtgttagatgttgacagtagcactttgtatggtctgtcccacttgggcgagtggcagtgttttcttttgaggctgttgattaggacccaatctcctggtccaaccttggtttcagcctcacagtttCCAGCGGAgcacagagagttctgagagcattttgctaattcacatttttgccatatattctgcaaatgtgaATTCAATCtcttgtctgtttcagcaaatggtttgagagtttaggcagtgtagattcttccatacatcatttcaaacagtgataacaacatgcatgcttaatttcacaatctcttggattctcaatttgcttttgatagtttggttcattcttttgtaccagtccggctgactgggggttgtatgaacagtgattgtctatggctagacaatatttctttctttcgtttcgATTTAACTcaaaaaaatcaataatgaatgattaaacatctttctcataaaatataaatcAGAAGTAAAAATAtaagtacaaatatatgcttactatccccacttattgaggcatgttttcaccatattgcagcatatcttttagtattgtgagattTAATTCTtaaattgtgtatgtgtcagacggttgttgcagttcaaagtgctttacataaaatcaataaaagcaagcagcaagagcaatatatggagtaaaataatggtcaacatcgtatcagaacctgatgttctgataggcttcttggattactaaaatcatgataaaaggaataaaagtaataaaaccttcTGCCTGGTCTTTAGCTCAGTCGGAACCATAGTGCTGCTTCATAGAATCCGTCTtaccctgttaaatattttccctagctatgtttccctgcccagaggccacccttccttctatacccttccttcagaggccttcTCGTCTTCTTCCACCGAACGCGCTTCGGGGCTTCGGGAGAGACACTAGCTCTCTTTTAGAGGCTTAAGGACGGTGACTGCGCCCAGGGGACTAGAACATTCGTTAGGGAAATATCTTTGAGAATAACATGTGATATATTGAAGTCACAATATGGTTTCCGACAGTGCCATGGTACCCttaaaacagttttacagagaaatagtaaaaatagtgcaagttaaaattaataaaatgctttggtgTAAAGCATAAAGTTAGTCTCAACCCCAAAAAAACTATACTAGCGtgcacgcacaacacacaaacaatatactcacaaacagctcggagtccaacccctatagtctaattcaattccttcactctcggctctcctcgctggcaggccctggcctccttccaattcaagttggaggtctttagaaagGAGTCTCATAgaaatattttccctagctatgtttctgtgcccagaggccacccttccttctatacccttccttcagaggccttcTCGTCTTCTTCCACCGAACGCGCTTCAGGGCTTCGGGAGAGACACTAGCTCTCTTTTACAGGCTTAAGGAAGGTGACTGCGCCCAGGGGACTAGAAATTTCTTTAGGGAAATACCTCCGTACgattcaggtcctgatgattagcccagcgtggagagtcgatgaggttgttggaatcccggacacgagcccccaaatatgataggtgaaaattcaccctaattacctcaggactccggagctgcatataagtacatttattagacaaacaacaattgcaatcgggctcactcccagcacaaggctgacaGTGACGCAatcataaacacatcgcacaaggtttatatagacagaagttgagcgttcagcagagataaccacgtggtggatttctgatgtccgaggcaaggatggtagttttgcaaggtcggaagaagcacagttcgtcccttcttatcacttctggtctaaacatgctcttgtacatatgcagactaagtggcacctaatattctaagttacacacacgcagaaacacagaaaagccatgttcctgctttcataagcacatgattcatacaaggaaattaataatacaaggcacttgattattatattcttaagtcattaacagtgtttggaaattatctccatcaacagtaaagaaaagtatgtgtaggcctcacaaaaatgaagggggtggtgggggagacaaaagaaaggacctctataggacctaaaaaaaaaaattaaggcctctggaaacaggcccagGGTGATACACCTGCAAAgtttaatataaaaagaaaccatgctgcaatttaacacttcccctgttctttaaccattggagaaacctGCCTTGCAGGGGCGTGTTCTGGGGTTCATGGCTCTCCTGTGCTTCACCAGCCAGGACTTCACATACTGTGCTGGATTGAACAGGCATGTTTTTGTCACATTGAGAACTGACTTGTTTTCAAATAATCTATGTTTCCAGTGTATTTCGCTTACATGCTACTCTACACCTTTCATGACTTCAAATAACGTATTGATTAAGCATATAGGCCTATTCAGTGAAGCAACAGCTTGGCTCCCCGCTCACGTTTCTATGCGAGAGCACGGATGTGCGGTCAGTgaaggcagagcctcacctgtcatcatgaaagtaaaaaacaaataacgataaaataaatattaatatttaaattaaaatcgctgaattcgcgcatgtcctgttcaaacagacaggagacagcgaggcggttaggcagcgacgagctgtgcctcatctcagattgcgcaatccctcacaaactgggttgagcgcatgcgtagaacctatttagtcttgctgatctgacaaaaaacatcgaaggggaggcaaacagtacctctgcctcaatgaagggagcgtgcgagagcccactggtcgggtttatgcttgttctgctgttgctcttcttctacaattatattttaccttgaccgcgaaaatggaagattctatagctaagctaaaaaatttcacttagctatgtctaactggcttgcaaagaatctgtctacaattttcaatgaaatAGCCTTATCTGcagcgatatgcgtgaggataattactcatgcatcttcaattgctgaaataatttacgttttattaggcctatttagatggaACAGGGAAGGCTTGCTTGTTATCTGCATTGTCGTATTTGAAAGCACGTTATTAATAgcgtttgtccctgtcttaatacGATGTTGTTcgaaccaaaacaacgttttaaaatgtgaattgatcttcttcagtcttactttgtacttgaggccttctgcgggcatctgtgtgagtgaaagcacttgatggtctcttcaaaaatcgcctgatatccatggctaatgaATTAATTCCGAACGGGTAGtcaggcaggctaatccacaacgtgtatgtgtttacataccaTAATACAGCACAGGACACGCTTCAGAGATCCCACGGAGACAGGACACGCTTCAGAGATCCCACAGAGACAGGACACGCTTCAGAGAGACAGGACACGCTTCAGAGATCCCACAGAGACAGGACACGCTTCAGAGAGACAGGACACGCTTCAGAGATCCCACGGAGACAGGACACGCTTCAGAGAGACAGGACACGCTTCAGAGATCCCACGGAGACAGGACACGCTTCAGAGAGACAGGACACGCTTCAGAGATCCCACGGAGACAGGACACGGTTAGCTGGGGAACTTCCACAACTGAAGGAAGACAAGCCATCAAACTAAAGCCCTTCATGTGAAAAGTGAGAATATGTCTTTTGACATATTTTGCACCTAGCCTCAAAACAAAGAATACCTTGTTCTTTCTGTTCTTCTAGCCATTTttattgaatatatatattgccATTTTTGGTGCGCTTGCCTTCTCTTCCAGCAAGCAGACAAATTAAGACGAATGCagcaaaacaagaaaaagatcCATAGGGTGTGGTTTGCATTTTTTCTTGTTAGAAAACTAAATATTTCTAAACATCATATCAAGCATTTTCCGGCAATCACATGCGATCAGTATCATATGTCTGAATTACACGCTTCAGATACGGACATTGCTTGTGCTGCACATTTCAGTATGGCAGTATTTAGTGAATCTCCAGACCTTCTAGCACTTGGTttgttacgactggtgggtgatgtgaaggactcaaatgcacgactcagcacaggggtagattgaaagggtgaaacgttttactagccgggttcggtacacaggtaggcagtccaagagtggcaaacaaaactaaacagggaataggcaggagaatagtcgtagtacaggcagaggtcagaagcacgagtaatcactttaacaAGGAGGAAGCGCTAATCGCTAGTAACACGAGGAACAGCGgacaaaaacaaggaacataccagtTAACAACAACagacgcaacgagaaacaagaaaacaaggactatatatacacacaggcaacagataacgagggacaggtgagaacaatcaaggcggggcagacaaagacacaggtggactaaacaaggggaattaacaggacacaggtgaaaccaataatacaaacaaaccgggagattgggaacaggtgaggggtggagacacggacaacaacaagagggcacatggcacagacaaacaaacataggaaaacacatggcgggaacaaggaagcacgaggacaagacaagggaacagacatgtgacaacacaagggagacaaactcagaaattaaacatggacagaacacagaccttacatgGTTTAGGAAAACAGAACATAAATCTTCACAGCACATCCTGAGGGAAATGATATCTTGTCAGTGTAGGACCTCTGCTGGTCAAATGTACAAACTGCAGCATTGGGCAACAGCATTACTGTATTTGGGCAGTATTCTCATACTGGGGAACTCAAGAGGCATGTTGAGCTTCCATTTGCTATATATTGTCATCTATATGACAATGACATTTTATGACATTTGAAAGAGATGGCATTGCATTGCACCTCTTGAGTTTCAATGGCATCCATGCTTGAATTGTAGCCTCACATAATGGTATGGATCCTCTGGGAGCCAGTAAACTCGTCACACCAGTCCTCGTGTACTGAGCTCATTGGTAATGACCTATGGGTTATATGGGCTACTACCCCCCATTGGAGCAAAGAAGAGGGACTTGAATATAGGATAAGGTGAACTAAATAGATTATTTAGGATTGCAAAAAAGGTAGTGTTGCTTGTTTCCAATGTGTAACTATGACTGACTGAGGCATATTCCAAGGGGTTAAGTTTTTACTGAGTACTTTTTCCACTTTACCCATAGCATCAGCACACCTTTACCATCAAGAGTTAAGAGTGGACTTCACTGAGCAGCCTTTACAGAGAGAGGATGTTAGTCACTGGATATACATGGAGGAGCTCACTTCAATACTGTTGGAGGCTGAATCTAGATGACAGAAGGGAAAAGCAGACTAAATATGCAAGGGAGTGACGCTGGgacatctctctctgacacctCTTCAGTGGCGGCACATTCAGTGGCTGCATGCACATAAGTGTTGGCCCTACATAGCAAAGAACGGACTGTCATTGTTTGCACAATAGACAGATTTGAACCCTTGGGGGAGGTGAAAGGGTTCAAGGAAATGCCCTCCGAGTCTAGTGTGCCACTGGAAAGGGCTACAAAAGGGATGGGTTGAAATCTACATTTGCAACATTTATGTATTCAATCAAATCAGTGagactttattattattattattattattattattattattataagagtaagagtagtaagcagtaagtTCCCACTGAAAGAAGAGTGTGAATGACAGCATgcttatgtttgtgtctctttcacacacattaactggGACAGTGAGTTGTAGAGCTTTGAAATCAGATCAAGGTCATTCTTACTTTTTTCTACCTCATGTGGTCATATGCAACATAACTTTTAGATATAGCTTTGGGACCTTTTCTATGACCATCCCACTTTTTCCTATAACTTCACTGATGCTGAAGCCTGGTATTAACCACGAGTCTCATGTAAATAAAccttacaaacaacaaaaacaaaagatttatgcaaccatatacagtatatgctctATCTACCTTATGCAACTATATATATGCTCTATCTAATGcaaccatatacagtatatgctctATCTTTTACATCCATATATATGCTATATCTTATGCACACTTCATTTTATgcttaaatatataatataataagtaTTCACATAAATGCTAGGTGTCATTGTTTCAGCGTTAGAGGTCACATGATCTTCATTAAGAAGAGTAaatcctttatagacaataacgatcatacacccctattgcactaaacaaccactctcaaacaaagaaatgttGTATTGTTAGCCTATTTaggtattgtattgtattaattcgCCTGTTCTTAACTTTTCCTGCTAATCGTAgtcggagattacaggggagacttttgtttactgctccagagccgaagtgttctatattctaaactccggggttatctccctttcccttcagtCTGCGGTCGATGAGCAAAtgaatggcaacttgatttggtccgaggatttattctccacactggttgcacagagttcaacgttacagcaacataactttgctccgatCGCTACATCTGATTTCTCCGTGTGCAtcagcgttctctctctctctctctctctcgctcactctctctttccctcgctctaccacacccaccctgtagcctACGCTCCTACGAAACTGCTAAAGTTCAGTTTTGAAAGGGCTCCATGTCCAGAGACTGATTTGGAAAAGGTAACTGTTTCATTTGAAAGTTTGAAGGTGTGCTTATGTTGTGCCATCATCCAGACACCCTGTGCTTTCAGACACCTATAAAACCATACTGTTAGGGGTAGGAGGGGCTGAAATCCATTCTGTGACTTAAGGAGAAGATAAATTGAGAATGACTTCCCCAGATGTAAACAAATCAAGAAGGGTCCAGTATTAAATGTAGCACTGCCTTGTTTATGAAGCTCCATTGTGGCACTTCTCCCACACCTGACAGTAAAAACAGACAGGGACGACTGTTCTTCATTTATTATTAACTGTGTTGCACTTTCAGGAAAGGAATGTGCCACTTGATAACCATAAACTTTATGAGCCATGAGTTTCTCAGCGAACATTATTGATTAACTTTCAATGCAAACTTGTAACtttccatgtgtgtttttgccccTTTGGAATGGAAtgatttatgaaaaaaaaaaaagcatgaaatgataaaataaacaaatgactaAGATTACCTTCAAATCCTGGGGAAAGCAGAATATTAAGAATATCACTGACCAGTTAATCCTATTAAAGGGAGTTACACATGTGGGAGTTTAGTTtatttttcatccattttcattaACAGTCTGTTTCTCTTGGAATTATCATTGCACTGTTGTGGAATGAAATAGTGGTATTGCATCATTTCATTGCTGGTAAACACAACAACGAAAGTGACATCACTAAGGTCACTAAGGCAACTGTGACTCAGCAAGCCTTTACTGGGCTGACTGACCAAAGAACAATGGGCTGTTTAATTATacccgtgtgtgtttgcacaaacCAAAGCTTGGTTAATAACAAACAAATAGGGCAGATAGGACGTATCATCAGTTGTACTAATTCAGTCATTCAGATGTGAATAGGTTGCCTTGATTACAAATAAGTGATGTGAGATTAGTATCTTTGAAGGTTTGGAAGGTGGACAAGGAGCATGCGTTTTGACATATCTGCAGTGATTGTAAAATAAGAAGCTAAATAACAGGTGCCAGGAGAGCTTCTCTTTGACATAGCCCATTTTCATATTACACTTCAGTACTGTGGCAGTCAAAGGTTTATATACTCAATATCATGACACTATGGCACACCGATGATTCAAAAGTCACGACATGTCAAATAGTCTGAAGCAGAGggacaaatgtattaaaaatctTCAGTTAAAAGGATTGGGTTGAAATACCATTTAtaattacaaataaaaaaaacaaaccaaaccaaaaccaaatcttTTACAATAACATGAAATCAACATTTAAAGCAGTGTTTAAAACAGGCCTTGGCCGTGTGGTCTTCAGAAGAGAGCTCAGCTCAATATATCACCCTTGAAAACTCAATTCTTTGAAAGGGAACAGTAAATCAGGGTGTGTTTCCAGTGAAAACAATCATTCGGAATGGGACAACAGCCGAAAgcgaggcgagagagagagtacttaCAAACAATGGCTTCACTGGCCATCAGATTGTGAagcggagagaaggaggggtttCATAGGAAACCTGATGTCCAGGTAGGGGAGAGTCttttcactctttgtttctCCTGTTACACCTGTGCCTATTAGCTGCCCTAAATAACACCGTGCCGAAGTTCAGCGTCCATTCTGTAACAACACTTAAAGGAGAAAGGGCATTGTGAGATTGGTCTGTCAGCCGTGCGCATTTCAGCTCACACCCAATACACCCTGAAGACAAGAGGCATCTCCCGCTGAAGACtgtgaggaggacacacacaaagtaagcACCTAAAGTTAAAGTTTTGATATCTATTGTTAGATAAAGTAAGCACCTAAAGTTAAAGTTTTGATATCTATTGTTAGATAAAGTAAGCACCTAAAGTTAAAGTTTTGATATCTATTGTTAGATAAAGTATGCACTAAACTTAAGGTTTGATATCTATTGTTAGATAAAGTAAGCACTAAACTTAAGGTTTGATATGTATTGTTAGATAAAGTAAGGACCTAAACTTAAGGTTTGATATCTATTGTTAGATTGCTGAAGACAGACAACACTGATAGGGATCCTTTGGAGCATATTTTAAAACTGTGTTACTCTTAATTTTCACTggcttatgtgtatgtgtgtgtgtctgtatgtctaacTACATATACCAGTGATAGTATAAAGAAATATCAAGGATTTAATTAATAATTGGAATGTACATAAAAAAGTAAAGGCAATAGTGATTCCAATTTGTTTCCTGATGCAAATCCCTAGTCCGAATCAACACAAGCCTGAGGAAGACAAAATACATTGTTACAAGTACATGCCATGGTTGTTGACTAACCTGTTTTTTTAACACAAGTGTTTAGCCGACAACAGTGAAGAGACGGTGAACAACTCCAATATCTTTTCCTTAATGCTACCAGATTATCTATATGTTAGCTGTATGTCTAGATAGTTACTTTGTTTTCAATAGTAGTAGCACATGTAGCAGCATTAGCTAGAAGTAAGTCCAATGCAGTGCAGTCCAGCTCAGCCACTAAGCCACAGAGTCACCTCACTTGGTGAGCGGAAGAAGGACATTTGTTCAAAATGTCTTACTATTAAAGGAACAATTAATTCGGCTGTTTAATTTCCTTCTGTTGTTGACAAAAAATTTCCATTTTTCAAACAACTGCACAAGAACATCTCTTTCAACTTCACTAAATAATAATAGCATATGAATTACTCCTTAAGCCCCTGACACACCAAGCCGATGGTCGGCTGTCGGTCACAATGTTAGGCTGTCAGTAAGCCTCTGCAGCCTTGGTCTTTGGTTTGGACCCGTCTGCGGCTTTATGGCTGATTGAGCAGCCCGTCGGtgagagagatcactctgatTGGCAGTTTCAAATTGGAGGTTTATTTTATCTCCAGCTCTCGACACAGGTTTGGAAACCTCGCTGTAGTAGGCCTTCCCATGAATGGACCCATTAagtgcgtttttttctttttttattcacctCCGCCAAAAGATCGAGGGCTGATAACACCACTGCCATTTGCTAATTCTTATCAGACATATTCTCAATAGAAGAACATCACGCAAACAGGACAAACGTGCTAGTTTTCGATGTCCCTATCTGTATTGTGATCAAATAAATCAAGATTTTAAATCAATGACTATTTGACATTGCAGGATGACCACTAAAAAGGCCCAGGTGCGACGGGTCGTGTCGAAGGATGGACACAACAACGTGAAGATTGAGAATGTCGAGGGCATGGTGAAGCTGTATCTCCATGACATCTGGACCACGGTGGTGGACATGAAGTGGCGCTACAAGCTAACTCTTTTTGCCTCGACATTTGTGATGACCTGGTTCATCTTCGGCGTTCTCTTCTATCTCATCGGCATGGCCAACGGAGACTTTGACAGTGACCTGCCTTCGAACCACACTCTCTGTGTGATCAATGTGGAGACTCTCACCGGGGCGTACCTGTTTTCCCTGGAGTCTCAGACCACCATAGGCTACGGCTTCCGTTACATTTCAGAGGAGTGCCCACTTGCCATCTTCACTTTGGTGGCCCAGCTGGTGATCACTGGCCTGGCGGAGATCTTTGTCACAGGGGCACTGTTGGCTAAGCTGGCGCGCCCCAAGAAGAGAGCAGAGACTATAAAGTTCAGCCAGTCAGCTGTGGTCTGCAAACACGAGGGGAAGCTGTGTCTGATGGTCAGGGTAGCGAACATGAGGAAAAGCCTGCTGATCCAATGTAATCTGACAGGCAAGCTTCTTTTCCCCTACGTAACACAGGAAGGGGAGAAAACCCAAATCCAGCAGGCCAGTGTGGACTTCCAGCTGGACTCCAGCGGGGAGTGTCCCTTCCTCAGCCTTCCTCTGACATTTTACCATGTCCTGGATGTGAGCAGTCCGTTGGCAGGTCTCACTGCAGAGAACCTGCAGACCAGAGACTTTGAGTTACTGGTGACACTCAATGCAACCATGGAGTCAACAGCTGCCACTTGCCAGAGTCGCACGTCCTATGTGGCCCAGGAGATCCTGTGGGGTTACGAATTTAAGCCAGTGCTCTTTACCACTCCAAGGGGGCGCTATGTGGCTGACTTCAACTTCTTTGACAAAATGCAACTGTGCAATGACTCCACCCTGCTCAGCAATCACACTGAGAAGCTTCAGCTTGAAGAGGTGTATCGTAAAGAGTAAATAACATTTTAGTCAAATTCGTATCAAAACTAGTTTGAAGACTTCTTAGAACAGGGTGTGAGCTTTGGATAATGTGTAAGGGGAAAATAAACCTTAGTCTTAGggtcaaatgtaaatgttgaggGGACATGGCTTCAGTTGttttataaataaatcaaatgtaaatgtttgacAGTTGTTTTACTTCATAAATGATCTACATTTATGCATGCAGAATGGTATTAGAAGTACTGCTTTTATTTACCTGAACTATGAACCTATAAAAAGTGTTTTTTGAACAACACTGGCTTATTATTCATCTTTCAAAGACAATTCCCAACTTCGAGCACACAGGTGACAGTGAAAAGGAAAAACTCCTTTTTAATGGGAAAAATACATGGGAAGAACCCGGCTCAAGGGGGAGGGACCCATCTGCCTGAGGGCAGTCAACTAgaagaataaaaacagaaaaggagggggcaggaagggagagagaagaattgCTGAGAGAATCAAGGGGCAAAGAGCAGTTTGGTAAATGACAGTAGTATCTAGAAGCATCTAGTAGCATCTACACATCAAAAGGggtacacatgcaaacatcacGTCAGCAGTACAATGTCAGCTGGACATTAAACCTGATATCGTTCAGGCCTGTGGCCTCTTTTCAACACGCAGGTGCACAAAACACTCCTAAACCATCTGAAATCGATTGTGAGGCGGCCCCTGATGTCTCATAAGTGCCAGACTTCTGATTGTCTGCCTGGCTCAATATATACCTTTCAACCATAAGACCTTGTAGCCAACTCCAGTGAACATCTTATTAGTTCATAAAATCCAAGGCCTGCCAGTAGGATTCCCATCTGTGCAAAACGTATTAGTCTTATATTGTTGGTCCATTactatttctatttctgttgTTGTCTATTAAAGATATTGAATATGATCATATTCATTTAACTACACCACAATATACACAGTTGTCAGAGAGTTACACTCAAATTTACACAAAAGATGAGTTTGACCACAGGAATGGAACACCCAGAAATATTGGTGAATGTGTCTAGATTCATGTTCTGATCAGAATTGCTAACCACAGAATGACACTACATTTACGAGGCTAATAATAAAATTAAGATTTTGACAGTTATGAAGAAGATTTGTTTATGAACTACCTTCCACAGGCAACAGTTACAGCAGCTCCACCATGACCTTCAGATTCACAGCTGATGCTTACTGCGCTTTTCTTTTGTTGCGTTATGGCAACAAGAAGT from Clupea harengus chromosome 8, Ch_v2.0.2, whole genome shotgun sequence encodes:
- the kcnj15 gene encoding ATP-sensitive inward rectifier potassium channel 15 — its product is MTTKKAQVRRVVSKDGHNNVKIENVEGMVKLYLHDIWTTVVDMKWRYKLTLFASTFVMTWFIFGVLFYLIGMANGDFDSDLPSNHTLCVINVETLTGAYLFSLESQTTIGYGFRYISEECPLAIFTLVAQLVITGLAEIFVTGALLAKLARPKKRAETIKFSQSAVVCKHEGKLCLMVRVANMRKSLLIQCNLTGKLLFPYVTQEGEKTQIQQASVDFQLDSSGECPFLSLPLTFYHVLDVSSPLAGLTAENLQTRDFELLVTLNATMESTAATCQSRTSYVAQEILWGYEFKPVLFTTPRGRYVADFNFFDKMQLCNDSTLLSNHTEKLQLEEVYRKE